A genomic window from Pantoea alhagi includes:
- a CDS encoding PhzF family phenazine biosynthesis protein codes for MALTLPFKQVDVFSNTAFCGNPLAVILDASALSDAQMQAIARWTNLSETTFVLPPQHPDADYRVRIFTIEGELPFAGHPTLGTAHALLEAGHSVKTPGRMVQECGVGLVPISVAANGNLAFAAPEAVLTGWEHPGIAAALNSEAFDMQQAVTIVDMGIRWLLVPMASAQAVLDIVPDVPRLAQLLQDAGVSGVMPFGPASDGKVQYEVRGLLVEQGALTEDPVTGSANACLARYLAAQGRPHDYLARQGTVIQRNGLVSVQYRDDGIWIGGKAVTLIDGTLTV; via the coding sequence ATGGCACTCACTCTTCCGTTTAAGCAGGTCGATGTTTTCAGTAATACAGCTTTCTGTGGTAATCCACTGGCGGTGATCCTTGATGCCAGCGCGCTGAGCGATGCGCAAATGCAGGCTATCGCCCGCTGGACTAACCTGTCTGAAACCACCTTTGTTCTGCCGCCTCAGCATCCTGACGCTGATTATCGGGTGCGCATTTTTACTATTGAGGGCGAGCTGCCGTTTGCCGGTCATCCCACGCTGGGTACGGCGCACGCGCTGCTGGAAGCAGGCCATTCGGTTAAAACGCCGGGCCGTATGGTGCAGGAATGCGGCGTGGGGCTGGTGCCCATTTCTGTGGCCGCCAACGGCAATCTGGCCTTTGCCGCGCCGGAAGCGGTGCTGACCGGCTGGGAGCATCCCGGCATCGCTGCCGCCCTGAACAGCGAAGCGTTTGATATGCAGCAGGCGGTGACCATTGTTGATATGGGCATCCGCTGGTTGCTGGTGCCAATGGCCTCGGCGCAGGCGGTGCTGGATATTGTTCCCGACGTACCGCGTCTGGCGCAGCTGTTGCAGGATGCCGGGGTCTCTGGTGTGATGCCGTTTGGCCCGGCCAGTGACGGCAAAGTGCAATATGAGGTGCGCGGATTGCTGGTGGAACAGGGTGCGTTAACGGAAGATCCCGTGACCGGCAGTGCCAATGCCTGCCTGGCGCGTTATCTGGCGGCACAGGGCCGCCCGCATGATTATCTGGCGCGTCAGGGCACCGTTATTCAGCGTAACGGCCTGGTTTCCGTTCAGTACCGCGATGATGGCATCTGGATCGGCGGCAAAGCCGTTACTCTTATTGACGGCACCCTGACGGTGTAA
- a CDS encoding SDR family NAD(P)-dependent oxidoreductase encodes MSNKIVLITGGSRGLGRNAALKLAEKGVDVIITWRQQQQEAERVVEAIHALGQRAAALQLDVAEVAGFADFIERLQQTLRTQWQRERFDYLFNNAGVGMYNSFAETSEQQFDTLMLTHFKGPFFLTQRLLPLINDGGRILNVSSGLARFSPPGYAAYASMKGAMEVLTRYQARELGPRGIAVNILAPGAIETDFGGGSVRDNPEVNAWIAAQTAMGRAGQPDDIGRAVAALLSEDTGWITAQRIEASGGMFL; translated from the coding sequence ATGAGCAATAAAATTGTATTAATAACCGGTGGCAGCCGGGGTTTAGGGCGTAATGCGGCGCTGAAACTGGCGGAAAAGGGCGTCGATGTGATAATTACCTGGCGTCAGCAGCAGCAGGAAGCGGAAAGAGTAGTAGAAGCGATTCATGCTCTGGGCCAGCGCGCTGCGGCACTGCAGCTGGATGTGGCTGAGGTGGCAGGCTTCGCAGATTTTATCGAACGCCTGCAGCAGACGCTGCGCACGCAATGGCAACGTGAGCGCTTTGATTATCTGTTCAATAATGCAGGCGTTGGCATGTACAACTCTTTTGCTGAAACCAGCGAGCAGCAATTCGATACGCTGATGCTCACCCATTTCAAAGGCCCCTTTTTTCTGACTCAGCGTCTTCTGCCGCTGATTAATGACGGCGGTCGCATTCTCAACGTTTCCAGCGGACTGGCGCGTTTTAGCCCGCCCGGCTACGCGGCATACGCATCAATGAAAGGCGCAATGGAAGTGCTGACGCGCTATCAGGCGCGTGAACTGGGGCCGCGTGGTATTGCGGTAAATATTCTGGCGCCCGGTGCGATTGAAACCGATTTTGGCGGCGGTTCGGTGCGCGATAATCCTGAGGTTAACGCCTGGATCGCTGCGCAAACCGCCATGGGACGCGCCGGACAGCCGGATGATATTGGTCGTGCCGTGGCTGCACTGCTTAGTGAAGATACCGGTTGGATCACTGCCCAGCGCATCGAGGCATCCGGCGGCATGTTTCTGTAA
- a CDS encoding LysR family transcriptional regulator — protein MDKIHAMKVFVTVAEMESFTRAAESLGLPKGSLSRQVQALEDGLGTRLLHRTTRRVQLTQDGLAYYERCRDVLATLEEMDTLFQNEPATLSGRLRVDMPVALATDIVIPQLPQFLQHYPGLELELSSSDRQVDVIREGFDCVVRVGQLQDSGLMSRTLGLLQMANCASPSYLMRFGMPLRLEELSQHAMVHYSQQFGGAPAGFEYYDGQRSHFIQTGGALTVNSTQAYRHACLAGLGIIQAPRHGIQPLLENQQLVEVLPGFHARAMPLSLLWPHRRNLAQRVRVFMEWLTQLLKGYVA, from the coding sequence ATGGATAAAATTCACGCAATGAAAGTGTTTGTCACGGTGGCGGAGATGGAGAGCTTTACCCGCGCTGCAGAAAGCCTTGGACTACCGAAAGGTAGCCTGTCGCGTCAGGTGCAGGCGCTGGAAGATGGATTAGGCACGCGTCTGCTGCATCGCACTACCCGACGCGTACAGCTTACTCAGGATGGGCTGGCCTATTACGAACGCTGCCGTGATGTGCTGGCAACGCTGGAAGAGATGGATACGCTGTTTCAGAACGAACCGGCTACGCTAAGCGGTCGCCTGCGGGTGGACATGCCGGTGGCGCTGGCGACCGATATCGTTATTCCCCAGCTGCCACAGTTCCTGCAGCACTACCCTGGCCTGGAACTGGAACTAAGCAGCAGCGATCGACAGGTGGATGTGATCCGGGAAGGCTTTGACTGCGTGGTGCGCGTAGGCCAGCTTCAGGATTCCGGCCTGATGAGCCGTACGCTGGGCCTGCTGCAAATGGCAAACTGCGCCAGCCCCAGCTATCTGATGCGTTTTGGTATGCCGCTGCGGCTGGAAGAGCTTTCACAGCACGCGATGGTGCATTACAGCCAGCAATTTGGCGGCGCGCCCGCAGGCTTTGAATATTATGACGGACAGCGCAGCCATTTTATCCAGACCGGCGGCGCGCTGACGGTTAACTCGACGCAGGCTTATCGTCACGCCTGCCTTGCCGGGCTGGGTATTATTCAGGCACCGCGTCACGGTATTCAGCCGCTGCTGGAAAATCAGCAACTGGTGGAAGTGCTGCCCGGTTTCCACGCCCGCGCTATGCCGCTGTCGCTGCTTTGGCCGCACCGCCGCAATCTGGCCCAGCGGGTCAGAGTCTTTATGGAATGGCTGACGCAGCTGTTGAAAGGCTACGTTGCGTAA
- the yhjD gene encoding inner membrane protein YhjD has translation MTDKNAQPPVEQAEDKPLINIKTGNATVDRSISRVSHFVRWFQAIPAVAHFIRAGERFTDRLGSQFGAAITYFSFLSLIPILMVSFAAVGFVLASHPTLLNELIERIANSISDPTLASTLKNTVNTAVQQRTTVGITGLLVALYSGLNWMGNLREAIRAQSRDVFERGKEDKEKIYFKYTRDFISLTGLVLALIITLSLTSIAGSAQDAIVRALGLEDIEWLRPAMTLIALSISICANYLLFLWIFWILPRHRPHKKALLRGTLLAAIGFEVIKFIMTMTLPKLAASPSGAAFGSVLGLMAFFYFFARLTLFCAAWIATANYKNDPQLELRRKK, from the coding sequence ATGACGGACAAAAACGCCCAGCCTCCTGTTGAGCAGGCAGAAGATAAGCCCCTGATTAATATCAAGACTGGCAACGCTACGGTTGATCGCTCGATTAGCCGGGTTTCACATTTCGTAAGATGGTTTCAGGCAATCCCGGCGGTAGCGCATTTTATTCGCGCCGGAGAACGTTTTACCGATCGCCTGGGCAGCCAGTTTGGCGCTGCAATTACCTATTTCTCGTTTTTATCGCTGATCCCGATTCTGATGGTCTCTTTTGCGGCGGTGGGTTTTGTGCTGGCGTCGCATCCAACGTTGCTGAACGAGCTGATTGAACGCATCGCCAACAGCATCAGCGATCCAACGTTAGCCAGCACCTTAAAAAATACGGTTAATACCGCCGTTCAGCAGCGTACCACGGTCGGTATCACCGGCCTGCTGGTCGCACTCTATTCAGGTCTTAACTGGATGGGTAACCTGCGCGAAGCGATTCGCGCCCAGTCGCGTGACGTTTTTGAACGGGGCAAGGAGGATAAAGAAAAAATCTACTTTAAATATACCCGCGACTTTATTTCCCTGACCGGGCTGGTGCTGGCGCTGATTATTACGCTGTCGCTGACTTCTATCGCTGGTTCAGCGCAGGATGCGATTGTGCGGGCGCTGGGACTGGAAGATATCGAATGGCTGCGTCCGGCGATGACGCTGATTGCGCTCTCGATTTCTATTTGCGCCAACTACCTGCTTTTCTTGTGGATTTTCTGGATCCTGCCGCGCCATCGCCCCCATAAAAAAGCGCTGCTGCGCGGCACGCTGCTGGCGGCAATCGGCTTTGAGGTCATTAAATTTATTATGACCATGACCCTGCCGAAGTTGGCCGCTTCGCCCTCCGGTGCGGCCTTTGGTTCAGTGCTGGGGCTGATGGCGTTTTTCTACTTCTTTGCTCGCCTGACGCTGTTTTGCGCTGCCTGGATTGCCACCGCCAACTATAAAAATGACCCGCAGTTGGAGCTACGTCGAAAAAAATAG
- a CDS encoding MFS transporter has translation MQASIAPTIDTENDNAQVNSRSKVVIASLVGTAIEFFDFYIYATAAVIVFPHIFFPQGDATVATLQSLATFAIAFIARPIGSALFGHFGDRVGRKATLVASLLTMGISTVVIGLLPGYATIGVFAPLLLALARFGQGLGLGGEWGGAALLATENAPAKKRALYGSFPQLGAPIGFFFANGTFLLLSWLLTDEQFMSWGWRVPFVLSAVLVIIGLYVRVSLHESPVFAKVQKEKKQVRIPIGTLLSKHLGATILGTFIMLATYTLFYIMTVYSMSYGTAPVPAGLGFSRNSLLWMLMVAVIGFGVMVPIAGLLADRYGRRKTMIVITLGILVFALLFPSLMASGSQTMMMVFLLLGLSIMGLTFGPMGALLPELFPTEVRYTGASFSYNLSSILGASVAPYIAAWLNASYGLFAVGLYLAAMALLTLIALIACKETRHQTLYEA, from the coding sequence ATGCAAGCATCCATCGCTCCAACAATCGATACTGAAAACGACAACGCTCAGGTTAACTCGCGCAGTAAAGTGGTTATTGCGTCGCTGGTGGGAACCGCTATCGAATTCTTCGATTTCTATATTTATGCCACCGCCGCAGTGATTGTTTTCCCACATATTTTCTTTCCGCAGGGTGACGCCACCGTCGCCACGCTACAGTCGCTGGCGACTTTCGCCATCGCTTTTATCGCGCGCCCTATCGGCTCAGCGCTATTTGGTCATTTTGGCGATCGTGTTGGTCGTAAGGCCACGCTGGTTGCCTCGCTGTTAACCATGGGGATCTCTACGGTGGTTATTGGTCTGCTGCCCGGCTACGCTACCATTGGCGTTTTTGCGCCGCTGCTGCTGGCGCTGGCGCGCTTTGGCCAGGGGTTAGGTTTGGGCGGCGAATGGGGCGGGGCGGCGCTGCTGGCAACGGAAAACGCGCCCGCGAAGAAACGTGCACTCTATGGTTCTTTTCCGCAGCTTGGCGCGCCGATTGGCTTCTTCTTTGCCAACGGCACCTTCCTGCTGCTCTCCTGGCTGTTAACTGACGAGCAGTTTATGAGCTGGGGCTGGCGTGTGCCGTTCGTGCTGTCGGCGGTGCTGGTGATTATTGGCCTTTACGTGCGCGTATCGCTGCACGAAAGTCCGGTATTCGCTAAAGTGCAGAAAGAGAAAAAGCAGGTACGCATTCCCATCGGTACGCTGCTGAGCAAGCATTTGGGGGCAACTATCCTTGGCACCTTTATCATGCTGGCAACCTACACGCTGTTTTATATTATGACCGTTTATTCAATGAGCTATGGCACCGCGCCGGTTCCTGCCGGCCTCGGCTTTTCGCGCAACAGCCTGTTGTGGATGCTGATGGTGGCAGTGATCGGTTTTGGCGTGATGGTGCCGATCGCCGGTCTTCTGGCTGACCGTTATGGCCGCCGTAAAACTATGATCGTGATTACATTAGGGATTCTGGTTTTTGCGCTGCTGTTCCCGTCGCTGATGGCATCTGGCAGCCAGACGATGATGATGGTGTTTCTGCTGCTCGGCCTGAGTATTATGGGCCTGACTTTCGGCCCGATGGGCGCGCTGCTGCCGGAGCTGTTCCCCACAGAAGTGCGTTATACCGGCGCGTCATTTTCATACAATCTGTCGTCGATTCTCGGCGCATCGGTAGCGCCTTATATCGCCGCCTGGCTTAACGCCAGTTACGGCCTGTTTGCCGTCGGTCTCTATCTGGCGGCAATGGCATTGTTAACGCTTATTGCGCTGATCGCCTGCAAAGAGACGCGCCATCAAACGCTCTACGAAGCGTAA
- a CDS encoding AsmA family protein: protein MSRTGKVTSWVIGIFCLLVVVIVVVMATFDWNRLKPTINQKVSTELNRPFAIRGDLGVNWVRNRQEPGWRRWVPWPQIHAEDIVLGNPPDIPDVTMVHLQRADATISPLALLHKEIFIPWIKLQQPNARLIQTADKKNNWTFELASSDQPETEQQPSAWSFRLDNIEFDRAYIAWRDAINKASVKMEVDPLGKPVAYSQIAGGDDKQKGAADFIFGWRASGTWNDQQLEGSGKLGGMLSLRSKTTPFPVQAEVRNGSTRVGITGSLQDPLNLGGLDLRVRFSGDTLANLYDLTGVLLPDTPPYETDGHLKVKFHEKGTTVYHYENFNGHIGDSDVHGTLTYTQGKPRPKLSGEVESRQLRMADLGPLIGVDSGKDSDSSKRTKAKSSDSSNQPADRVLPHDRFDTKNWDVMDADVKFSGKRIEHSNSLPLSDLYTHLQLKDGDLLLDPLRFGIAGGTINSTIRLEGSRTPMRGRADLHARRLHLRQLLPDVEAMRSSMGELNGDAKLSGTGNSVADLLATSDGDMKLLMNEGVISRSLMEIIGLNVGNYVVGKLFGDEEVRINCAAANLEVRNGVASSRLFVFDTTNAVVYLSGNVNFASERMDLSINPESKGVRIVTLRSPLYVRGTFKNPDAGVKTGPLLARGAAAVALGTVLTPAAALLALISPSDNEDNQCVNVLQQMKDQK, encoded by the coding sequence ATGTCACGCACAGGAAAAGTTACCAGCTGGGTTATTGGGATTTTTTGTTTGCTGGTTGTGGTGATTGTGGTTGTAATGGCAACCTTCGACTGGAATCGCCTGAAGCCAACCATCAACCAGAAAGTCTCAACGGAGCTGAACCGACCTTTCGCGATTCGCGGCGACCTTGGCGTTAACTGGGTGCGCAACCGCCAGGAGCCGGGCTGGCGTCGTTGGGTACCCTGGCCGCAAATACATGCCGAAGATATTGTGCTGGGTAATCCGCCCGATATTCCTGACGTCACAATGGTGCACTTACAGCGTGCCGACGCGACAATTTCACCGCTGGCGCTGTTGCACAAAGAGATTTTTATTCCCTGGATCAAACTTCAACAGCCAAATGCCCGACTGATCCAAACCGCCGATAAAAAGAACAACTGGACCTTTGAACTTGCCAGCAGCGACCAGCCAGAAACGGAGCAGCAGCCTTCCGCCTGGTCTTTTCGCCTGGACAATATCGAGTTCGATCGGGCGTATATCGCCTGGCGCGATGCCATTAATAAAGCCAGTGTGAAAATGGAAGTGGATCCACTGGGCAAACCGGTGGCTTATAGCCAGATTGCTGGCGGCGATGATAAGCAGAAGGGCGCAGCGGATTTCATCTTTGGCTGGCGCGCCAGCGGCACCTGGAACGATCAGCAGCTTGAGGGAAGCGGCAAGCTGGGCGGCATGCTGTCGTTGCGCAGCAAAACGACGCCTTTCCCGGTGCAGGCTGAGGTGCGCAATGGCTCGACGCGCGTCGGAATTACCGGCAGCCTGCAGGACCCGCTTAATCTGGGCGGGCTGGATCTGCGCGTACGTTTTTCCGGCGATACGCTGGCTAATCTTTACGATTTAACCGGCGTACTGCTGCCGGATACCCCGCCCTATGAGACCGATGGTCATCTGAAAGTAAAATTCCATGAAAAGGGCACTACCGTTTACCATTACGAGAATTTCAATGGTCATATCGGCGATAGCGATGTTCACGGCACGCTGACCTATACGCAGGGCAAACCGCGACCGAAGCTGAGCGGTGAAGTGGAGTCTCGCCAGCTACGCATGGCGGATTTAGGGCCGCTGATTGGCGTGGATTCTGGCAAAGATAGCGACAGCAGCAAGCGTACAAAAGCAAAAAGTAGCGACAGCAGCAATCAACCTGCCGATCGTGTGCTGCCGCATGATCGTTTCGACACTAAAAACTGGGACGTGATGGATGCTGATGTGAAATTCAGCGGCAAGCGTATCGAACACAGCAATTCGCTACCGTTAAGCGATCTTTATACCCATTTACAGCTAAAAGATGGCGATCTGCTGTTGGATCCGCTGCGGTTTGGCATTGCGGGCGGCACTATTAATTCAACCATTCGTCTGGAAGGTAGCCGGACGCCAATGCGTGGCCGGGCTGACCTGCATGCTCGTCGGTTGCATCTGCGCCAGCTTTTACCAGACGTGGAGGCGATGCGTAGCAGTATGGGTGAGCTGAACGGCGATGCGAAGCTAAGCGGCACCGGTAATTCCGTAGCGGATCTGTTGGCTACCAGCGATGGCGATATGAAGCTGCTGATGAACGAGGGCGTGATCAGCCGTAGTCTGATGGAGATTATTGGTCTGAACGTGGGTAACTACGTGGTGGGCAAGCTTTTTGGCGATGAAGAAGTGCGTATCAATTGTGCAGCCGCCAACCTGGAGGTGCGTAACGGCGTTGCCTCGTCGCGGCTGTTTGTTTTCGATACCACGAATGCCGTGGTTTACCTTTCCGGTAACGTTAACTTTGCCAGTGAGCGCATGGATCTTTCCATCAATCCGGAAAGCAAAGGCGTACGTATTGTTACTCTGCGCTCGCCGCTATACGTGCGCGGCACCTTTAAAAACCCGGATGCAGGCGTGAAAACAGGCCCGCTGCTGGCGCGCGGCGCAGCGGCGGTAGCGTTAGGCACGGTACTGACCCCGGCAGCAGCGCTGCTGGCGCTGATTTCCCCCAGCGATAATGAAGACAATCAGTGCGTGAATGTCCTACAGCAAATGAAGGACCAGAAGTAA
- the pdeH gene encoding cyclic-guanylate-specific phosphodiesterase encodes MMMNKISHRLPSSIVMQQHQEQRHYWLGCQRFYTFQPIYQVTGRLMAIELLTAVSHASAPGQKLSPERYFAALDIPQRLSVIQEQLELLSHRERFFEDAGCVASVNIDGPTLLAIQHHAPLRALIARLPWIRFELVEHHVLPQEEMVAQMPELGALWLDDFGSGMANFSALTELSYDYIKLARELFILLRNSEEGRCLFTSLLALINRYCKGVIVEGVETAEEWEQVRNSPAFAAQGYFFARPQPFDELVNLPFQLAGC; translated from the coding sequence ATGATGATGAATAAAATAAGTCATCGGCTTCCTTCCTCAATTGTCATGCAACAACATCAAGAACAGCGGCACTATTGGCTGGGATGCCAGCGTTTTTACACCTTCCAACCGATTTATCAGGTTACGGGCCGCCTGATGGCAATTGAGCTACTGACTGCGGTGTCGCATGCGTCTGCACCGGGTCAGAAACTGTCGCCGGAACGCTATTTTGCTGCACTGGATATTCCGCAACGCTTATCTGTTATTCAGGAACAGCTGGAGCTGCTAAGCCACCGGGAACGCTTTTTCGAGGATGCCGGATGTGTTGCGTCAGTGAATATTGACGGGCCGACGCTACTGGCGATTCAGCATCACGCGCCGCTGCGCGCACTGATTGCCCGCCTGCCCTGGATTCGCTTTGAGTTGGTTGAGCATCATGTTTTGCCGCAGGAAGAGATGGTGGCACAGATGCCGGAACTGGGCGCGCTGTGGCTGGACGACTTTGGCTCCGGCATGGCCAACTTTTCTGCGCTGACAGAGCTAAGCTACGATTACATCAAGCTGGCACGCGAGCTGTTTATTCTGTTGCGTAACAGCGAAGAGGGCCGCTGTTTGTTTACATCACTGCTGGCACTGATTAATCGCTACTGTAAAGGGGTGATTGTCGAAGGAGTGGAGACGGCCGAAGAGTGGGAGCAGGTGCGCAATTCGCCCGCTTTCGCTGCGCAGGGCTATTTCTTTGCGCGTCCGCAGCCTTTTGATGAACTGGTTAATCTGCCGTTTCAGCTTGCCGGATGCTGA
- a CDS encoding sugar kinase, with the protein MAGKKIAVIGECMIELSSQGEALKRGFGGDTLNTAVYIARQTQADQLTVEYVTALGNDNFSNEMLAAWQQEGVQTGLVQRLDNRLPGLYVIETDAHGERTFSYWRNEAAARFWLQSPQAEAICQQLAQFDYLYLSGISLAILSAEDRQRLMTLLSACRANGGKVIFDNNYRPRLWASREAAQQAYQAMLSCTDIAFLTLDDETALWDEAPVEQVIARTRAAGVSEIVIKRGADACLVALNDEPLLEVPAIRLEKEKIIDTTAAGDSFSAGYLAVRLCGGSAQEAAQRGHLTASTVIQHRGAIIPLNAMPR; encoded by the coding sequence ATGGCAGGGAAAAAAATAGCGGTAATCGGCGAGTGCATGATCGAACTTTCATCACAGGGAGAGGCGCTGAAGCGAGGCTTTGGCGGCGATACGCTGAACACCGCCGTCTATATTGCACGTCAAACGCAGGCTGACCAGCTGACGGTAGAGTACGTTACCGCACTGGGCAACGATAATTTCAGCAATGAAATGCTTGCAGCATGGCAGCAGGAAGGCGTGCAGACCGGACTGGTTCAGCGCCTGGATAACCGCCTGCCTGGTCTGTACGTGATTGAAACCGATGCGCACGGCGAACGCACCTTTAGCTACTGGCGTAATGAAGCCGCTGCGCGTTTCTGGCTGCAAAGCCCACAGGCAGAGGCGATTTGCCAGCAGCTGGCGCAATTCGATTATCTCTATCTCAGCGGCATCAGCCTGGCGATTCTGTCAGCCGAAGATCGGCAGCGGTTGATGACACTCCTCTCTGCCTGTCGCGCTAACGGCGGCAAAGTCATCTTTGATAACAACTATCGACCACGCCTTTGGGCAAGCCGCGAGGCGGCGCAACAGGCCTATCAGGCCATGCTCAGCTGTACTGATATCGCTTTTCTGACGCTGGATGATGAAACCGCGCTATGGGATGAAGCGCCTGTAGAGCAGGTGATTGCCCGCACCCGCGCAGCCGGCGTGAGCGAAATCGTTATCAAGCGCGGCGCGGATGCCTGTCTGGTAGCGCTGAACGATGAGCCGCTGCTGGAAGTACCGGCTATCCGGCTGGAAAAAGAAAAAATTATCGATACCACCGCAGCTGGCGACTCCTTTAGCGCAGGTTATCTGGCGGTGCGGCTGTGCGGCGGCAGCGCGCAGGAAGCAGCGCAGCGTGGTCACCTGACCGCCAGCACGGTTATCCAACATCGCGGCGCAATTATTCCGCTTAATGCTATGCCGCGCTAA
- a CDS encoding glutathione S-transferase family protein, which translates to MLKVWGRKTSSNVQTVMWCIGEMGLPYQRIDIGHKYGGNHTPEFLAMNPNGLVPVLRDGDSQPLFESAAIVRYLASRYGDDAFWPQDALARASVDIWAEWAKSNVYVSFMRPVFWPVFVTAPQERDEQAIAAALDNLTKLLKIADQRLTQHDYLAGDRLTVADIMFGTLLYRYYTLEIERPTLPALENYYQRLTQRPAYREHVMVPYAELRSW; encoded by the coding sequence ATGCTTAAGGTTTGGGGTCGTAAAACTTCATCGAATGTACAGACAGTAATGTGGTGTATTGGCGAGATGGGGTTGCCTTACCAGCGCATCGACATCGGACACAAATATGGCGGTAACCATACGCCAGAATTTTTGGCGATGAACCCTAACGGCCTGGTGCCGGTACTGCGTGATGGCGACAGCCAGCCGCTGTTTGAATCCGCCGCTATTGTCCGTTACCTCGCCAGCCGCTATGGCGATGATGCTTTCTGGCCCCAGGACGCGCTGGCACGTGCGTCCGTGGATATCTGGGCGGAATGGGCGAAGTCTAACGTTTATGTGAGCTTTATGCGCCCGGTGTTCTGGCCGGTTTTTGTCACCGCGCCGCAGGAGCGGGATGAGCAGGCGATAGCCGCCGCGCTGGATAATCTGACGAAGCTGCTAAAGATTGCCGACCAGCGGCTGACGCAGCATGACTATCTGGCAGGCGATCGGCTAACGGTCGCGGATATCATGTTTGGCACGCTGCTTTATCGCTATTACACGCTGGAGATTGAGCGCCCTACCTTGCCTGCTCTGGAAAATTATTATCAGCGCTTAACGCAGCGTCCGGCCTATCGGGAGCATGTTATGGTGCCCTACGCCGAGCTGCGTAGCTGGTAG
- a CDS encoding alpha/beta hydrolase, with amino-acid sequence MKADIFNLWPQGDAPGASQSTAKPQIIDLAKEFEPYNRAASGVRCPELAVWYPEESNGTTLLVAPGGSFARIMIDSEGSSLATFFTAMGYTLAVMTYRLPGEGHHEGADAPLADAQRAVRVLRDRAARGLNGKRIVMLGFSAGGYVAASVGIRFSEKLYPPQDNADKLSARPDALVLVYPVISMRDGLAHAESRQRLLGAWPDDKTLEAYSLETRVTRETPPVLLIHAVDDESVPVTHSMALFSALREQKVPVELHFYERGGHGFGMRNLADSPLASWPMLVTEWLRAKKTATTTV; translated from the coding sequence ATGAAAGCAGATATTTTCAATCTCTGGCCACAAGGCGACGCGCCCGGAGCCAGTCAGTCGACCGCTAAACCGCAAATCATCGATTTAGCCAAAGAATTTGAACCTTACAATCGGGCAGCGTCCGGCGTTCGCTGTCCTGAACTGGCCGTCTGGTATCCGGAAGAATCAAACGGCACCACGCTGCTGGTCGCGCCAGGCGGCAGCTTTGCGCGCATTATGATTGATAGCGAAGGCAGTTCGCTGGCGACATTCTTCACCGCAATGGGTTATACGCTGGCGGTAATGACCTATCGCCTGCCGGGGGAAGGGCATCATGAAGGAGCCGATGCGCCGCTGGCTGACGCACAGCGTGCGGTTCGCGTTTTGCGCGATCGTGCCGCGCGCGGTCTTAACGGTAAACGCATTGTGATGCTGGGCTTCTCCGCCGGCGGCTACGTTGCCGCCAGCGTGGGTATACGCTTTAGCGAAAAGCTTTATCCACCTCAGGATAATGCAGACAAACTCTCAGCGCGTCCTGATGCGCTGGTGCTGGTCTATCCGGTTATCTCCATGCGTGATGGTCTGGCGCACGCCGAATCGCGTCAGCGGCTGCTTGGCGCATGGCCGGACGATAAAACTCTGGAAGCTTATTCGCTGGAAACCCGCGTTACGCGTGAAACACCGCCGGTGCTGTTGATCCATGCCGTTGACGATGAAAGCGTGCCGGTCACCCACAGCATGGCCCTTTTCAGCGCCCTGCGGGAGCAAAAAGTGCCGGTGGAGCTGCATTTTTATGAGCGCGGCGGCCACGGCTTTGGTATGCGCAATCTGGCCGATTCGCCGCTAGCCAGCTGGCCAATGCTGGTAACCGAATGGCTGCGGGCGAAAAAAACCGCCACCACCACCGTCTGA